A single Augochlora pura isolate Apur16 chromosome 2, APUR_v2.2.1, whole genome shotgun sequence DNA region contains:
- the LOC144477209 gene encoding 2-aminoethanethiol dioxygenase, translated as MSMASAIEILWKQALKTFDGRRNVGFKLCQKNFDKLWNLMNKVTAEDVNLSKQILDFIQIQPAPMCVIHIFQNKDLTISIFILKNGVTMPMHDHPGMHGFLKVISGAVQVNSYTLKTNNDDHIIKLKKEIDAFRHRPISLHSNSPACVLTPRDKNLHEISCVEGPAAFLDILSPPYDEDDSGNGPRPCTFFKTTSSTSCADLPDIVEEVKLLAFEGPPNFKSINLKYTGPPLM; from the exons ATGAGCATGGCATCGgcaatagaaattttatggaAACAAGCATTGAAAACATTTGATGGACGACGAAACGTCGGATTCAAGCTTTGCCAaaagaattttgataaattgtggaatttaatgaataaagttaCGGCCGAGGATGTCAATTTAAGCAAACAAATACTTGACTTTATACAAATACAACCTGCGCCAATGTGtgttattcatatatttcaaaataaagatttgactatttcaatttttatattaaaaaatggagTCACAATGCCTATGCATGATCATCCTGGAATGCATGGCTTTTTGAAg GTAATTAGCGGTGCGGTTCAAGTGAACAGTTATACCTTGAAGACAAATAATGATGATCacataatcaaattaaagaaGGAAATAGACGCATTTAGGCACCGACCAATATCTTTACACAGTAATTCACCTGCTTGTGTTCTTACACCTCGGGACAAAAATTTGCACGAGATCTCGTGCGTTGAAGGTCCTGCTGCATTTTTAGATATACTTAGTCCACCTTACGATGAAGATGATTCTGGAAATGGTCCAAGACCGTGCACCTTTTTCAAAACCACTAGTTCTACGTCGTGCGCGGATTTACCAGATATTGTTGAAGAAGTCAAATTATTAGCATTTGAAGGACCACCGAATTTTAAGTCTATAAATCTTAAATATACAGGGCCGCCTTTAATGTGA
- the L(2)k09848 gene encoding WD repeat domain 74 lethal (2) k09848, translated as MYSKDNYDIYVGGKSGVFKGVKINKDDCAMKNIQNLVAITNNDSVTTIAWGDDVEKEILIACGTREIRSVKVYDTECSTFTCSFFCNVGTGKINGISRYDEAILTSVESGEVKLWRCNDEDGIIVNAGDNLERMRHSKINKNIIATGGNENLLKLFDLSKQENVFAGKRLANDWLNLPVRIWISDIEYLPGTEQIATADRYGHVQLYDPRSQRRPVIHLEAKDESFTTLAATSREKQIIVGSGKGRMNLVDLRKPAKLLNTYKGFVGAVTGIACSTKEPHLISISLDRYLRIHHMDTKQLLKKIYLTSRMSCLLLHSDFSFSQQSSMTENVEQAHTERNSKNHENEKDEDASANSDTEYDMLFKNMQVVKSKEDRKLIKRKKSLSLGNGRETSPVSSRKYESKKRKSNYA; from the exons atgtattcaaaAGACAACTACGATATTTACGTAGGTGGTAAATCAGGCGTTTTCAAAG gcgtgaaaataaataaagatgatTGTGCAATGAAAAACATACAGAATTTAGTGGCTATAACAAACAATGATAGTGTCACAACAATCGCATGGGGTGATGacgttgaaaaagaaattttgattGCCTGTGGAACAAGAGAAATTAGGag CGTGAAGGTCTACGATACAGAGTGCTCTACGTTTACTTGTTCATTTTTCTGCAATGTTGGTAcaggaaaaataaatggtaTATCAAGATACGACGA AGCCATTCTGACTTCAGTTGAATCTGGAGAAGTAAAACTATGGCGATGCAACGACGAAGATGGAATTATAGTAAACGCTGGTGACAATTTGGAGAGAATGCGTcactctaaaataaataaaaatataatagctaCCGGTGGCAACGagaatctattaaaattattcgatttaagTAAACAAGAAAATGTATTCGCAGGAAAACGTTTAGCCAACGATTGGTTAAATTTGCCAGTGCGTATTTGGATTTCTGATATCGAATACCTTCCCGGCACAGAGCAAATAGCCACAGCTGACAGATATGGACAT GTACAATTGTATGATCCAAGATCACAGAGAAGGCCTGTTATACATTTGGAAGCTAAAGATGAATCATTCACAACTTTGGCTGCTACATCAAGGGAAAA ACAAATTATAGTAGGATCTGGTAAAGGTAGAATGAATCTTGTTGATTTGAGGAAACCAGCTAAACTGTTGAATACTTACAAAGGATTTGTTGGTGCCGTGACTGGTATAGCTTGCAGTACAAAAGAACCTCATCTTATTAGCATTAGTTTAGATAGGTATTTACGAATACATCACATGGatacaaaacaattattaaaaaag atttatttaacttcaAGAATGTCATGTTTGTTGTTGCattcagatttttcattttcgcaaCAAAGTTCAATGACTGAAAACGTTGAACAAGCACATACCGagagaaatagtaaaaatcatgaaaatgaaaaggaTGAAGACGCATCTGCAAATAGTGATACAGAATATGATATGTTGTTCAAAAATATGCAAGTAGTCAAAAGTAAGGAAGACAGAAAACTgatcaaaagaaaaaaatctctTAGTTTAGGCAATGGAAGG gAAACATCCCCGGTTAGttcaagaaaatatgaatctaagaaaagaaaatccaATTATGCTTAG
- the Mus301 gene encoding mutagen-sensitive 301, whose product MTNESGTSMQAINSILFMDDTVLNNIEIEKEAVETSASQTIHDKTLNNFVHEWSAFDVLELNKKCEELPSAENNDSKASVQGKSISHTTNKVVNENSQWQDETFFNVSFSQLMSPDKKNDALDCITQFPISNCENFMEETNFNDTMISTRVFLDKWKDKNLLKRQSTGDNNIIPKKISCTRKDDSTFYGLPGVVKELFLKLRGIDKVYDWQNECLNLEAIKLRKNFIYTLPTSGGKTLVAEILMLKEILCNKKNVIFVLPYVAIVQEKVQAMAPFALELNFLIEEYAGVRGHYPPKKRRKKNSMYMCTIEKALSLINSLIEADRLNEIGLIVVDELHLIGEGGRGATLEVLLTTTLYINQNIQIIGMSATIGNLNEIAEFLNADLYTGNFRPVEIKEYVKCDDNIWLVDLKTEDIFTDLKKINYRYSKEAATIDPDRIGGLVMDIVPEDSCLIFCSSRKNCENVALLLTRVLFSSLEEHKKDEKQKLLAALQTEEGLCPILRKTIKFGIAYHHSGLTTEERRLLEDAFRIGTICVICCTSTLAAGVNLPARRVILRSPYVGNLFLNLSRYKQMIGRAGRAGMGNIGDSILLCNKNDLLKVKELLMSKMDDCLSTLNIESERGINNLILNATLFSIAKTRSQLHKLSKRTLLNIQQQRLNVNVKHVADKAITEFLKSGVMKVKQEQSNYKGFKPNVTVAIPSQDEDSVNKIKEVNQKKKVVKLLRETELELCSLGRAAMKGSIDMKTAYTLYEDLQRAQEHLILIDYLHLLYLVTPYDIVSQIKPIGSIYYDVVINLSETQMKTARLLGVNETAIMKIRDGLMPKNIEPRVMQRFYVTLILYDLWTHHAVYTIAEKYEVNRGIIQNLLSGVSSFASSVVRFCQELDEFWSLKNLFEMFSKRLSYCCPLELEILMELPQVKIGRARQLYNAGYKTLQCIAKVRPEQLKENIPYLSKNASVQIIEAAKLLILKKLEDLKDETEDILDGIDINTFAES is encoded by the exons ATGACAAATGAAAGCGGTACATCAATGCAAGCTATTAATTCAATACTTTTTATGGATGATACAGTGCTCAACAATATTGAGATAGAAAAGGAAGCTGTTGAAACATCTGCAAGCCAAACTATACATGATAagactttgaataattttgtacatgAATGGAGTGCTTTTGATGTACTTGAATTGAATAAGAAATGCGAAGAATTACCATCTGCTGAAAATAATGATTCAAAAGCAAGCGTTCAAGGAAAAAGTATTTCACATACCACCAATAAagttgttaatgaaaatagtCAGTGGCaagatgaaacattttttaatgtgtCATTTTCACAGCTAATGTCTCCTGATAAGAAAAATGATGCCTTGGATTGCATTACTCAG tttcccATCTCAAACTGTGAAAACTTTATGGAGGAAACAAATTTCAATGATACCATGATTTCCACACGTGTGTTTCTTGATAAATGGAAGgacaagaatttattaaaaagacagAGCACTGGTGACAATAACATTATTCCAAAGAAAATATCTTGTACACGTAAAGATGATTCTACATTTTATGGATTACCAGGTGTCGTTAAAGAACTTTTCTTAAAACTCAGGGGTATTGATAAAGTTTATG ACTGGCAGAATGAGTGTTTAAATTTAGAAGCgataaaattgcgaaaaaattttatttacactctACCAACAAGTGGTGGTAAAACTTTAGTTGCAGAAATATTGATGCTGAAAGAAATCCtgtgtaataaaaagaatgtaatatttgtattaccATATGTAGCTATAGTACAAGAAAAG GTTCAAGCGATGGCGCCGTTTGCATTAGAATTAAACTTTCTAATTGAGGAGTATGCAGGAGTTAGAGGCCACTATCCACCGAAaaaacggagaaaaaaaaattcgatgtATATGTGCACCATAGAAAAGGCATTGAGTTTAATCAATAGTTTAATTGAAGCAGATCGTTTGAATGAA ATTGGTCTTATAGTTGTGGATGAACTGCATCTAATTGGAGAAGGTGGAAGAGGGGCTACGTTGGAAGTTCTCTTAACAacaacattatatattaatc AGAACATTCAAATTATTGGCATGAGTGCAACAATTGGCAACTTAAATGAAAtagcagaatttttaaatgcagATTTATACACTGGAAATTTCAGACCTGTTGAAATCAAAGAATATGTTAAGTGCGATGATAACATTTGGCTAGTCGACCTGAAAACCGAGGATATCTTCACAGatctaaagaaaattaattatcgc tacTCAAAAGAAGCAGCAACCATTGATCCAGACAGAATTGGAGGTTTAGTAATGGATATAGTTCCAGAAGATTCCTGTCTCATATTCTGTTCTAGtcgtaaaaattgtgaaaatgttGCCTTATTATTAACTAGAGTTTTATTCAg TTCATTGGAAGAACATAAGAAGGatgagaaacaaaaattattagctGCACTTCAAACTGAGGAAGGTCTGTGCCCTATACTAcgtaaaactataaaatttggTATAGCTTATCATCACTCTGGCCTTACAACCGAAGAAAGGCGACTATTAGAAGACGCTTTTAGAATCGGAACTATATGTGTTATATGTTGCACATCAACATTAGCTGCTGGAGTAAACTTACCAGCAAGAAGG GTGATATTGAGAAGCCCGTATGTAGGTAATCTGTTCTTGAACTTAAGTAGATACAAACAAATGATCGGAAGAGCTGGTCGCGCTGGTATGGGAAATATCGGAGACAGTATTCTATTATGTAATaagaatgatttattaaag GTGAAAGAACTTTTAATGTCTAAAATGGATGATTGTTTAAGTACTTTGAACATTGAAAGCGAAAGaggcattaataatttaattttaaatgctaCATTGTTTTCTATAGCAAAAACTAGATCCCAATTGCATAAACTATCAAAACGCACACtactcaatattcaacaaCAACGTCTAAATGTTAACGTAAAACATGTTGCGGACAAAGCAATAacggaatttttaaaaagtggtGTAATGAAAGTTAAGCAGGAACAAAGCAACTATAAAGGATTCAAACCGAATGTGACTGTTGCTATTCCGTCGCAAGATGAAGACtcggttaataaaattaaagaagttAACCAGAAAAAGAAAGTCGTTAAACTGTTGCGTGAAACAGAATTAGAACTTTGTAGCTTGGGACGAGCAGCTATGAAAG GTAGTATTGATATGAAGACTGCATACACATTATACGAAGATTTGCAAAGAGCACAGGAACACCTAATTCTTATTGACTATTTGCATCTTTTATATCTTGTTACTCCATACGATATTGTGTCTCAAATAAAACCAATTGGATCCATTTATTATGACgtg gtaattaatttatcggaGACGCAAATGAAAACAGCGAGACTTCTTGGAGTAAATGAGACAGCCATTATGAAAATACGTGACGGCTTAATGCCTAAG AATATAGAACCAAGGGTAATGCAACGATTTTACGTAACATTAATACTGTATGATTTATGGACACATCATGCAGTTTACACAATAGCAGAGAAATATGAAGTAAATAGGGGTATTATACAAAATCTTTTAAGCGGAGTCTCTTCGTTTGCTTCTTCTGTAGTTCGATTTTGTCAG GAGTTAGATGAATTTTggtcattgaaaaatttgttcgaaatgTTTAGTAAACGATTATCTTACTGTTGTCCTTTAGAGTTAGAGATATTAATGGAGTTACCacaagtaaaaatt ggAAGAGCGCGTCAATTGTATAATGCAGGTTATAAAACACTACAGTGTATAGCCAAAGTGAGACCGGAAcagttgaaagaaaatattccatatttaagtaaaaacGCGTCAGTACAAATTATCGAGGCTGCTAAA ttgttgatattaaaaaagctAGAAGATCTTAAGGACGAAACCGAAGATATTCTAGATGGTATAGACATAAATACGTTTGCAGAATCATGA
- the LOC144477176 gene encoding E3 ubiquitin-protein ligase MARCHF5 isoform X2, with the protein MSDHDLFHFYGTDHPARIISIRHSHIPQPHMHTLGNIEATIRRHLSNMRQERQANTSTNEVTNARVEEILAHEDQLRELMESVLSASDVTDGASSLSQPEVSTPAANAEDERYCWVCFATDEDDATASWVKPCHCRGTTKWVHQGCIQRWVDEKQKGRAGANVACPQCNTEYIIVYPNTGPLVVVLDNIDGVIYRICPYIAASIVVASVYWTAVTYGAVTVMQVVGYKDGLAMMEQADPLVLLVGLPTIPILLILGKMLKWEDQALSLFRRHACKVPILRYFLPSSYSSDDRAQFEDMPPISHPLSAMRILSGAFLLPSIASICGKIFFERIHSNFQRTLLGGIAFITIKGAFKIYHKQQQYVRQCQRRIKDYTDDNIALYRRQNSDTNQTS; encoded by the exons ATGTCAGACCACGATTTGTTTCACTTTTATGGGACTGATCATCCTGCAAGAATAATAAGTATAAGACATTCTCATATACCTCAGCCTCATATGCACACACTTGGAAATATAGAAGCAACTATAAGAAGGCATCTTTCTAATATGAGACAAGAAAGACAAGCTAACACGTCGACTAAtg AAGTAACCAATGCTCGAGTGGAAGAGATTCTGGCCCATGAAGATCAATTGCGTGAACTTATGGAGAGTGTACTATCGGCGAGCGATGTAACTGATGGCGCATCTTCTCTTAGTCAACCAGAAGTCAGTACACCTGCGGCAAACGCAGAAGATGA GAGATACTGTTGGGTGTGTTTTGCCACGGATGAAGATGACGCGACTGCATCATGGGTAAAACCGTGCCATTGTCGTGGCACAACTAAATGGGTTCATCAGGGTTGCATACAAAGATGGGTAGACGAAAAGCAAAAAGGACGTGCAGGCGCTAATGTAGCATGTCCACAGTGCAatacagaatatattattgtatatccAAATACGG gacCGTTGGTAGTAGTACTGGACAATATCGATGGTGTAATTTACCGAATTTGTCCGTACATAGCAGCTAGTATAGTTGTTGCATCCGTGTATTGGACGGCTGTAACATATGGAGCAGTAACTGTAATGCAAGTAGTTGGGTATAAAGACGGTTTAGCGATGATGGAACAAGCTGATCCTTTAGTGTTATTAGTTGGTTTGCCGACGATTCCAATACTGTTGATATTGGGTAAAATGCTAAAATGGGAAGATCAGGCTCTCAGCCTTTTCCGACGACACGCATGTAAGGTTCCTATTCTGAGGTATTTTCTACCCAGTAG ttattcTAGTGATGATAGAGCCCAGTTCGAAGACATGCCACCCATAAGTCATCCGCTATCGGCAATGCGTATTCTTTCTGGTGCGTTTTTACTACCTAGTATTGCCAGTATATGTGgcaaaatattcttcgaaaGGATACACTCCAATTTTCAAAGAACGTTACTC GGAGGTATagcatttataacaataaagggcgcattcaaaatatatcataaacaACAACAGTATGTGAGACAATGCCAACGTCGTATAAAGGACTACACAGATGACAATATTGCATTATACAGAAGACAAAATTCTGACACCAATCAAacaagttaa
- the LOC144477836 gene encoding ribosomal RNA-processing protein 8, with translation MGKKLKRNANNKKKTPTRLDEGNISKNKKHVVKAQNNNKPVKVKDQSVKFKSKHKKNTLNLKQTLKKLRKDEGSHSSLNFLNSNIANVTSIGKKNEYREVKDKKVKFQHQNEEKQNKFQKSPKNKKQRHSGSQSFKQINMKKNKVTALGKHVQSSVLPNSKEISIGKRKKTKKQKQIEANNKTEKVKSLISKETIEKEKESPVSLAEKSGNSKMTLRHCNLNLKKLEGILAAKQTQVKPKKEITKMNPLRERMMSKLKASRFRYLNETMYSSESLESKKYFKDDPDSFTAYHEGYKQQVAQWPVNPLDVIISSIKKMPKDYIIADFGCGEARLSASVPQKVHSFDFVSLNENVTACDMAHTPLLASSVQVVVFCLSLMGTNLKDYIIEANRILKQDGILKIAEVESRFDRVEDFIKVLADYGFQNTLKDLSHNLFYFLDFKKKGEIGRKRSNLTPITLKPCLYKKR, from the exons ATGGGAAAGAAGTTAAAGAGGAacgctaataataaaaagaagacgCCTACGCGTCTTGACGAAGGAAATATATCGAAG aataAAAAACACGTAGTGAAAGctcagaataataataaacctgTTAAGGTCAAGGATCAAAgcgtaaaatttaaaagtaaacaTAAAAAGAATACACTGAATCTAAAGCaaacattaaaaaagttaCGCAAAGATGAGGGAAGTCATTCGtctttaaactttttaaattctaatattgCAAATGTAACGAGTATAGGGAAGAAGAACGAGTATAGGGAAGTAAAAGACAAGAAAGTGAAGTTTCAACACCAAAATGAAGAGAAACAAAACAAATTTCAGAAAAGTCCAAAAAACAAAAAGCAAAGACATAGCGGGAGTCAGTCTTTTAAGCAAATtaatatgaagaaaaataaGGTGACAGCACTTGGGAAGCATGTACAAAGCTCTGTGTTGCCAAATTCAAAGGAAATAAGCATTGGTAAGCGTAAAAAGACAAAGAAGCAAAAGCAAATTGAAGCTAATAATAAAACGGAAAAAGTGAAGTCATTAATATCGAAGGAAACAAtagagaaggaaaaggagTCTCCAGTTTCTTTAGCAGAAAAGAGCGGTAACTCCAAAATGACATTAAGGCACTGTAATTTGAACTTAAAGAAATTAGAAGGAATACTTGCTGCTAAACAAACTCAGGTGAAGCCAAAGAAAGAAATCACAAAAATGAACCCTTTAAGAGAAAGAATGATGTCTAAATTGAAAGCATCTAGATTTAGGTATTTGAATGAAACGATGTATAGCAGTGAAAGTTTAgaatcaaagaaatatttcaaagatgATCCAGATTCATTTACGGCATACCACGAGGGATACAAACAGCAAGTTGCACAGTGGCCAGTAAATCCTCTTGATGTTATAATATCATCTATTAAGAAAAT GCCaaaagattatattattgcagATTTTGGTTGTGGAGAGGCAAGACTTTCTGCTTCAGTCCCCCAAAAAGTACATTCCTTTGATTTCGTTTCTTTGAATGAAAACGTAACAGCATGTGACATGGCACATACACCTTTATTGGCTAGTAGTGTACAAGTTGTTGTATTCTGTTTGTCACTTATGGGTACCAACCttaaagattatattatagaagCAAATAGAATTCTTAAACAAGA cggaattttaaaaatagctgAAGTTGAAAGTAGATTCGACAGAGTGgaagattttataaaagtattagcGGACTACGGTTTTCAAAATACTTTAAAGGATTTATCTCACAATTTGTTCTATTTCTTGGATTTcaaaaagaaaggagagatAGGCCGTAAAAGATCCAATTTAACACCTATTACTTTAAAGCCATGTTTATATAAGAAACGATAA
- the LOC144477176 gene encoding E3 ubiquitin-protein ligase MARCHF5 isoform X1: protein MSDHDLFHFYGTDHPARIISIRHSHIPQPHMHTLGNIEATIRRHLSNMRQERQANTSTNEVTNARVEEILAHEDQLRELMESVLSASDVTDGASSLSQPEVSTPAANAEDDRRYCWVCFATDEDDATASWVKPCHCRGTTKWVHQGCIQRWVDEKQKGRAGANVACPQCNTEYIIVYPNTGPLVVVLDNIDGVIYRICPYIAASIVVASVYWTAVTYGAVTVMQVVGYKDGLAMMEQADPLVLLVGLPTIPILLILGKMLKWEDQALSLFRRHACKVPILRYFLPSSYSSDDRAQFEDMPPISHPLSAMRILSGAFLLPSIASICGKIFFERIHSNFQRTLLGGIAFITIKGAFKIYHKQQQYVRQCQRRIKDYTDDNIALYRRQNSDTNQTS, encoded by the exons ATGTCAGACCACGATTTGTTTCACTTTTATGGGACTGATCATCCTGCAAGAATAATAAGTATAAGACATTCTCATATACCTCAGCCTCATATGCACACACTTGGAAATATAGAAGCAACTATAAGAAGGCATCTTTCTAATATGAGACAAGAAAGACAAGCTAACACGTCGACTAAtg AAGTAACCAATGCTCGAGTGGAAGAGATTCTGGCCCATGAAGATCAATTGCGTGAACTTATGGAGAGTGTACTATCGGCGAGCGATGTAACTGATGGCGCATCTTCTCTTAGTCAACCAGAAGTCAGTACACCTGCGGCAAACGCAGAAGATGA cAGGAGATACTGTTGGGTGTGTTTTGCCACGGATGAAGATGACGCGACTGCATCATGGGTAAAACCGTGCCATTGTCGTGGCACAACTAAATGGGTTCATCAGGGTTGCATACAAAGATGGGTAGACGAAAAGCAAAAAGGACGTGCAGGCGCTAATGTAGCATGTCCACAGTGCAatacagaatatattattgtatatccAAATACGG gacCGTTGGTAGTAGTACTGGACAATATCGATGGTGTAATTTACCGAATTTGTCCGTACATAGCAGCTAGTATAGTTGTTGCATCCGTGTATTGGACGGCTGTAACATATGGAGCAGTAACTGTAATGCAAGTAGTTGGGTATAAAGACGGTTTAGCGATGATGGAACAAGCTGATCCTTTAGTGTTATTAGTTGGTTTGCCGACGATTCCAATACTGTTGATATTGGGTAAAATGCTAAAATGGGAAGATCAGGCTCTCAGCCTTTTCCGACGACACGCATGTAAGGTTCCTATTCTGAGGTATTTTCTACCCAGTAG ttattcTAGTGATGATAGAGCCCAGTTCGAAGACATGCCACCCATAAGTCATCCGCTATCGGCAATGCGTATTCTTTCTGGTGCGTTTTTACTACCTAGTATTGCCAGTATATGTGgcaaaatattcttcgaaaGGATACACTCCAATTTTCAAAGAACGTTACTC GGAGGTATagcatttataacaataaagggcgcattcaaaatatatcataaacaACAACAGTATGTGAGACAATGCCAACGTCGTATAAAGGACTACACAGATGACAATATTGCATTATACAGAAGACAAAATTCTGACACCAATCAAacaagttaa
- the LOC144477176 gene encoding E3 ubiquitin-protein ligase MARCHF5 isoform X3, with translation MCNSELHMNVPSEVTNARVEEILAHEDQLRELMESVLSASDVTDGASSLSQPEVSTPAANAEDDRRYCWVCFATDEDDATASWVKPCHCRGTTKWVHQGCIQRWVDEKQKGRAGANVACPQCNTEYIIVYPNTGPLVVVLDNIDGVIYRICPYIAASIVVASVYWTAVTYGAVTVMQVVGYKDGLAMMEQADPLVLLVGLPTIPILLILGKMLKWEDQALSLFRRHACKVPILRYFLPSSYSSDDRAQFEDMPPISHPLSAMRILSGAFLLPSIASICGKIFFERIHSNFQRTLLGGIAFITIKGAFKIYHKQQQYVRQCQRRIKDYTDDNIALYRRQNSDTNQTS, from the exons ATGTGCAACAGTGAATTACATATGAATGTTCCTTCAG AAGTAACCAATGCTCGAGTGGAAGAGATTCTGGCCCATGAAGATCAATTGCGTGAACTTATGGAGAGTGTACTATCGGCGAGCGATGTAACTGATGGCGCATCTTCTCTTAGTCAACCAGAAGTCAGTACACCTGCGGCAAACGCAGAAGATGA cAGGAGATACTGTTGGGTGTGTTTTGCCACGGATGAAGATGACGCGACTGCATCATGGGTAAAACCGTGCCATTGTCGTGGCACAACTAAATGGGTTCATCAGGGTTGCATACAAAGATGGGTAGACGAAAAGCAAAAAGGACGTGCAGGCGCTAATGTAGCATGTCCACAGTGCAatacagaatatattattgtatatccAAATACGG gacCGTTGGTAGTAGTACTGGACAATATCGATGGTGTAATTTACCGAATTTGTCCGTACATAGCAGCTAGTATAGTTGTTGCATCCGTGTATTGGACGGCTGTAACATATGGAGCAGTAACTGTAATGCAAGTAGTTGGGTATAAAGACGGTTTAGCGATGATGGAACAAGCTGATCCTTTAGTGTTATTAGTTGGTTTGCCGACGATTCCAATACTGTTGATATTGGGTAAAATGCTAAAATGGGAAGATCAGGCTCTCAGCCTTTTCCGACGACACGCATGTAAGGTTCCTATTCTGAGGTATTTTCTACCCAGTAG ttattcTAGTGATGATAGAGCCCAGTTCGAAGACATGCCACCCATAAGTCATCCGCTATCGGCAATGCGTATTCTTTCTGGTGCGTTTTTACTACCTAGTATTGCCAGTATATGTGgcaaaatattcttcgaaaGGATACACTCCAATTTTCAAAGAACGTTACTC GGAGGTATagcatttataacaataaagggcgcattcaaaatatatcataaacaACAACAGTATGTGAGACAATGCCAACGTCGTATAAAGGACTACACAGATGACAATATTGCATTATACAGAAGACAAAATTCTGACACCAATCAAacaagttaa